A single Haloglycomyces albus DSM 45210 DNA region contains:
- a CDS encoding inorganic diphosphatase: MEFDITVEIPKGSANKYEIDHETGRIRLDRTLFTATVYPADYGFIEDTLGQDGDPLDALVLVQQPTVPGCLIRSRAIGMFRMKDEKGVDDKVLCVPADDPRKDKYRDIADVSEFDRLEIEHFFTVYKDLEPGKSVEGATWTGRAEAEEEIRRSFQRLKDNGEH; the protein is encoded by the coding sequence ATGGAGTTCGACATTACGGTTGAAATTCCAAAAGGCAGCGCCAATAAATACGAGATCGACCACGAAACCGGTCGCATCCGCCTGGACCGTACTTTGTTCACCGCTACCGTGTACCCGGCCGACTATGGCTTTATCGAGGACACCCTGGGACAGGACGGCGACCCGCTGGACGCCTTGGTCCTCGTGCAACAGCCGACGGTCCCCGGCTGCCTGATTCGTTCCCGTGCCATCGGAATGTTCCGAATGAAGGACGAAAAAGGCGTCGATGACAAGGTGCTGTGTGTCCCCGCTGACGACCCGCGCAAGGACAAGTACCGGGACATCGCCGATGTGTCGGAATTCGATCGCCTTGAAATCGAACACTTCTTTACCGTTTATAAGGACCTGGAACCCGGTAAGAGCGTGGAAGGTGCCACTTGGACGGGCCGTGCGGAAGCGGAAGAGGAAATTCGTCGGTCGT